The genomic region CGCCAAAGCGGGCGGTGGGCACTTTCATGAACTGGTAGATCTTGACGGCCTTGCCCCGGCCATGGGCGCGCAGGGCCAGACCAAAGGCGGCCGTGCTTTTGCCCTTGCCGTCGCCGGTGTTGACGATGATGAGACCACGGCGTTCGCCTTCGGGCTTTTCGTAGCGTTTTTCGGTAGGTGCGGCTTCAATTTGCATCGGTTGGGTTCTCGTTCAGATCGTTAGGAGGCCGTGCGGGCGTGGCGTGCAACTGCGGCAGCGCCATCCATTGCCCGGCCACGCTGTGGATGGCAATGCGGCGGTCAAACACGCGTTCGACAGCGCGGTGGGTGGCAGGGTCGGCCGCTGCGCCGTGGTGCACCACGCGGCCACGCGCCAGCACGGTCACATGGTCGGCCTGCAGCGCCATCGATACCTCGTGCAGCACGCTCACCACCGTCTTGCCCTCGGCCACCAGGGCGCGCACCAGCAGCAGCCAGTCGGCCTGGTGCGGAGGGTCCAGGTTGGCCAGGGGTTCGTCCATCAGCAGCACCTGGGCCTGCACGGCCAGGGCACGGGCCAGCAGCACGCGCTGGCGCTCGCCACCCGACAAGCCCCCCAGCGTGCGCTGGCGCCAGTCCCACGCGTGGGTGGCGCGCAGGGCTTGCTCTACGGCGGCATGGTCGGCCGCGCTGGGCGGGGCCAGCCAGGGCTGGTGCGGCAGGCGGCCCAGCATGGCCACGTCGTACACCGTGAGGTCATCCGCCGCAGCCTCGTTCTGCCCCAGCCACGACAGGGCCCGCGCCTTGTCGCGCCGGGGCCAGTCGGCCAGGTCGCGCCCGAGCAGGCGCACGGTGCCGGTGTGCGGCATCAGCCCCGCCAGCGCGCGCAGCAAGGTGGATTTGCCCGCGCCGTTGGGGCCGACGATGCTCGTCCAGCATCCGGCCAGCAGGGGCAGATGGATGTCTTGCAGCACAGGGCATGGCCCTACGCTAGCGCCCATCTGATGGGCATAGATAGCTATCAACTCAGGAGCATGTACCGAACTCACAGCACGCCCCCCTGCCCCGTGCGCCGGTGCATCAGCCACAGCAGGTAGCCGCCACCCAGCACGGCGGTGAGCACACCCACAGGCAGCTCTTGCGGCGCAATCACCCAGCGTGCCAGCACATCAGCCCCCAGCAGCAGCACGCCGCCCATCAGGCTGGCCAGCAGCACCAGCCACGCGTGGGTGACCTTGACCATGGATCGCACCAGATGCGGCGCGGCCAGGCCCACAAAGGCAATAAGCCCCGTCTGCGCCACCGCCGTGCCGGTAGACAGAGCCAGCACGGCCACCAGCGCCACGCGCATGGGCACCAGCGGCAAGCCCAGGCTGGCAGCGGTGGATTCGCCCAGGCTCAGGCCATCCAGCGCACGGCTGAACACCCAGGCCCCGGCCATGCACACGCACCACGCCAGCAGCATCAGCACGCAGGACGCCCAGCCGATAAAGCCTGCGCTGCCCAGGTTGAAGCCCTGCATGGCGGCAATGATGTCGGGGGATGCCAGGGTGATGAGGTCTTTGATAGCGCCCAGCACCACGCCTACGATGACCCCGGCCAGCAGCAGGCGCAGCGTGTGCTGCACCCCACGCGCCAGTTGCAGCGTGAGCAGCACCGCCACGACGGCGCCCACAAAAGCAGCCCCCGTCAGCCCCAGCTTGGCCAGCCACGCGGTGGCGGGGGCCACACCAAACAGAGCCAGGGCGGAAGCTACGCCCAGCGATGCGCCCGAGGCGCTGCCCAGCAAAAACGGCTCGGCCAGCGGGTTGCGGAACAGGCCTTGCGCCACCGCGCCCGACAAGCCTAGCAGTGCGCCTGCCAGCCAGGCCCCCAGGCTGCGCGGCAGGCGAATGTCCCACACGATGCGGGCGGCCATGGGGTCGTCAGCCAGGCGCAGCACGCTGTCAAAACCCGTGCTGCCCACGCTGGCCCCCAGGGCGGTGAGCAGCACCGTGAGCACGGCCAGCGCCAGCAGCAGCCACGCTGCGCGCTGGCGCGGGGTGGTGAGACGTGTGTGGGCGGTGGCGCTGCGCGTGGGCATGTCGGCCATGGCGGGATCGGGAAGCGGGCTCATGGGCGAATATTCAAGGCTTGGGGCTGGAAGCCTGAGGCAGGGTCGATGGCGCAGCGGGCGCCTTGCGGGCCATCTTGTCGTTGATGCACTGGGCCATGATGCGCGCAGCCTCGGCCATGCGCGGGCCGGGGCGCACCACGGCGTCAGATTCTTCAGGCCCGTACACACACAGGCGCTGCAGGCGCACGGCCTGCAGGGTGTTCCAGCCGGGGTAGGACGCAGCGGCCTGCATGCTGCGGTTGCCCATCATGATGAGGTCGGGGTTGGCGCGCACCACAAACTCGGGGTTCAGGCGCGGAAACGGCCCCAGCGATGCGGGAATGACGTTCTTGACACCCAGGCGCGTGAGCGTCTCGCCGATGAACGAGGACTCACCCGCGCCATACGGCCCCCGGCTCACTTCAAAGTAGACCCGCGCGTTGCGGGCCTCCGGCAACAGGCTTTGGGCGGCGGCCGACACGGCAGCATCAATCACGCGCCACACCTTGTGCGCCGCATCGTCGGGTTGCCCCAGCAGCTGGGCCATTTTGACCAGCACGCGCTGCACATCCGCGTGGGTTTTGGGCTCCAGCGTGACGACGGGAATGCCCAGTGCCTCCAGCCGCTCGCCCGCGCGGGACGAGACAGACATCACCACCACATCGGGACGCAGCGCCACCACAGATTCGATGCTCGGGTCCAGCCCGCCACCCACCTTGGGCAGCTTTTGCACGCTGGCGGGGTGGTTGGAGTAGCGGTCAGTGCCCACCAGACGGTGGCATTGATCGAGCGCGCAAATGGTTTCGGTGAGCGAGGGCAGCAGGCTCACGATGCGCTGGGGCGGCCGGGGCAAGGTGATGGTGCGGCCCCGGTCGTCCGTCACGCGCACAGCGGTGCTGACCGCAGACGACGCCCCCTGAGATGACCCTTGCGCACGGGCCAACGACACCATGAGCACCAGCAGCAACAGCACAATGGCCAGCACCATCAGGATGCGGCGCACGGGGGTGGGTTTCATGGCAAAGGTTCTTTCAAAGTCAGGGGCAGGCCGGCCGCCATGAGCGTGACGCGGTCACACACCTGCGCCACCTGCTGGTTGAGCACGCCAAGCGCATCGACAAAGGCGCGCACTTCGCGGCCCATGGGGATGACGCCCAGGCCAATCTCGTTGCCCACTAGCACCACGGGGCCAGGAGCCCTTTCGATTGCTATCAAAAAGTGAGCTGCCTGCGCTTTCCAATCCAGCGCTAGAGCCTTTTTTTGTGTTGAATCCAGCGCGTCGTCGCCCGCAGGCATGAGCCAGTTGGTCAGCCACAGCGTAAGGCAGTCCACCACCACCAGCGTATGTGCGGTGCTGTGCCGGGCCAGGGCGGCGGCCAGGTCGCGGGGTTCTTCCAGTGTTTGCAGGCCGGGCACGCGCTCGGCCCGGTCGCGCTGGTGGCGGGCAATGCGCTCGCGCATCTCGTCGTCCCACGGTTGGGCGGTGGCGATCAGCACAGCGCCGTGCGCGGGTGATTGGGCCAGCCAGTCACGCGCCAGCAGCTCGGCACGGCGGGACTTGCCGCTTTTCTGGCCGCCCAGGATCAGCTCTGATTCGCTGTTTGGCATGGCAGGGCTCACGCAGCCACTCCACCCAGCAGGCGCGCCACAGCGACGGGGCTGGACGGGAACCATGCGTGGAAGTAGCTGGCGTGGATGCTGCCCAGGCGGTACAGCGCCTCACCCGCATCGGCTGCCACGGGCTCATCAGGCCGCGAGGTGCGCGCCACCACCGGGGCATCGCTTTGCGCAGTGGAGTAGTGGAAGGTGTGCCCGCGCAGGGTGTGCCCGTCTACCACCAGTTGTTGAGGGCCCAGCGCTGCCAGCCGTGGGTGTACGGTGACGTGGCCGGGCAGCAGGCCCCAGACAGGATGCTGGGTGCCATCGGTATGGGTGATGGATTCGAACAGCGCCATCATGCCGCCGCACTCGGCCCATAGTGGCTTGCGCTGCAGCACATGGGCCATCAGGCTGGCCTTCATGCCGGTGTTGGCGGCAATGCGGTCGGCGTGCAGTTCGGGATAGCCGCCGGGCAGCCATACGGCGTCGCAGTCGGGCAAGGCAGCGTCATCCAGCGGAGAGAAGAACACCACGCGCGCGCCCAGTTGCTCCAGCGTCTGCAGGTTGGCGGCGTAGGTAAAGCAGAACGCGGCATCGCGCCCCACCGCCACGGTGCGGCCCTGCAGCAAGGGCGACACATGCTGAATGTCTTCTGGTGCAGGGAAATCCACCGCCCAGCGCTGCAGGTCTTGCGGGCTCATCTGGCCCAGCGGGGTGGCAGCGAGTGCATCGGCGGCGGCGTCCAGCCGCTGGGCGCTGTCGGCCAATTCATGCGCAGCCACCAGGCCCAGGTGGCGTTCGGGCAGCAGGGCTGCGCCTTTTTTGCTGGCAGGGGCGGCATCGCCGTGGCTCACGCGCATCAGTGCGCCCATCCAATCGGCGCTGTCGCGCAGGCCGTCGCGCAGCATCTGCGCATGGCGCTCGCTGCCCACGCGGTTGGCCAACACGCCCGCCCAGGGCATGCCAGGGCGGTAATGCTGCAGGCCAAAGGCCAGCGCGCCAAAGGTGCCCGCCATGGCCGATGCGTCCACCACCGCCAGCACCGGCACGCCAAAGTGCTGGGCCAGGTCAGCCGCGCTGGGGGTGCCGTCGAACAGCCCCATCACACCTTCGATGAGGATGAGGTCGTTGCTCTGCGCTGCGGCATACAGACGCTGGCGACAGTCGGCCTCGCCGTTCATCCACAGATCGAGCTGGTGCACTGGCTGGCCGCTCGCGAGCTGATGCCAGTGCGGGTCCAGAAAATCCGGCCCGCACTTGAAGACCTGCACGCGCAGGCCCCGGCGCGTATGCAAGCGCGCCAGCGCGGCCGTCACCGTGGTCTTGCCCTGCCCCGAGGCCGGGGCGGCAATCAACAAGGCGGGGCAGCGGGCAGCGGCCTGCAAAGGAGCGGAGGATGTCACTGCGGTGCCCACTTCAGGCCCACAAACAGCGTGCGGCCGGGGGTGGCGTAAGTGCGGGCCAGCTGGTAGTCCTTGTCGGTCAGGTTGTCCACGCGGGCCAGCAAGGTGTAGTCGCGCGCAATGCGGGTGCTGGCATACAGGTTGATCAGGGTGTAGCCACCCAGCACGTTGGTATTGGCCACCGTGTCATAGCGGCGGCCCGACGCCTGCACTTCGGCCCCCAGCGTCCAGCCAGCGATCACCGTGTCTGCCCCGAAGGTGCCGTGGTGCTTGGCACGGCGGGCCAGTTGCTTGCCTGTGTCCAGATCACGCGGGCGCTGCAGGTCAAGCGAGCCGTGCAGTTGCACGGTGCCGATACGGTGCGACGCTGCCAGCGTCACGCCCTTGTATTCGGCACGGGCGGTGTTGGCGTAGCAGCCCTGAGTTTGCAGCGGCGAGCATGCCGATGCGCCCACAAAGCTGATCAGGTTGGTAACGCGGTTGCGATAGGCCACGGCCGACAAGCTGCTGTCCCCCTGCGCGTAACGCAAGCCCAGTTCCGCATTGCGCGCAGACTCTGGCCGCAGCGAGGCAACGCCGTACTGGCTGAAGCGCTGGTACAACGTGGGCGCACGGAAGGCCGTGCCCACCGAGGCCGTAGCACGCCACTGGGGCGTGATGGCGTAGCCATAGGCTACGCTGCCGGTGTTCTTGCCACCAAACTCGCTGTCATCGTCATGCCGGGCATTGACGTGGATGGTGTGCCCCCCCGCATTGAAGCCATAACCCAAAGCCAGTGCGTTTTGCGAACGATCGCGGTCGATGGGCTTGTTCTCCAGGTGGTCTTCACGGCGCTCCAAAGCCGCGGTGATCAGGTGCGCGCCCTGGCGCCATTCGTTCTGGAACAGATAGCCGCGCAGGCGGGTATCCGACAGGTAGACCGTGGGTGTTGTTTCGTACTTGTCGCGCGAGTCGGTGATGCTCAGGCGGGTCTTGTAAGCAGTGCTCCACTGCGCGAGCCAGTTCAGACCCAGTGCGTGCATGGTGTGCAGGTTGCGGTCATCCTTGCCCAGGCCGCTGTCGTATCCGCTGTTGGTGTCGCCCACCATAAGCGAGCCTTCAAGCCTGTGGGCCGAGTTCAATTGCAGACCGAGGCGTGCATTGCCGGCCGTGTTGCGGTAACCGTCCTTGTCGGGGTTCTGGCCTGCAACGGGTCGGGCATTGAAGCCATCGCTTTCGTCGCGCATGAGCCCCAGCGAGTAGTCCACCGTGCCGCTGGCGCCACTCACACCGGCTTCCAGCTTGGTGGTGGCACGGTTACCCACACCCACGGAAACGAAAGGCGCGACGCCCTTTTCGCCACGCTTGGTAAAAATCTGGATCACCCCACCCATGGCGTCAGACCCGTAAACCGCGCCAGCAGGCCCCCGCAGCACTTCGATGCGGTCAATCAACCCGAGTGGAATCGTCTCCCAGGCGGCGCCGCCGGTGGATTGCGAATCCATGCGCACGCCATCGATGTAGACAGCAGTAAAGCGGGTTTCAGCGCCACGCAGGAACAGGCTGGTGGTCGTGCCTGGGCCACCATTGCGGGACATCTCTACCCCAGGCAGACGGGCCAGCAAATCGCCAAGACCAGTGGCACCGCTGCGCTCGATGCTGTCACGGTCCACGATGGAGACATCCGCCACCAGGTCAGACAATGGCTGCTCGGTGCGTGTAGCAGCCACCACCATTTCAGACATCGATGGCGAACGCAGGTTTTGAGCCAGTTGGACTGTTTCGGAAACGTTCTGGGCGTGGACAGTCAGGGACGCTGCGCACAGCCCCGCAGATGCCAGGGCGAACCACAAGGGACGCAGGGACGGAAGCACCTGGGTGCGAACGCAAGGTGTAGAGAACTTCATCATGGGAAACACAAACGACAAACAACCCGTGCCGGCCTCCCCGCCAGCATGTGGGTGATACGGCTGCGCTGTGATGCATTGCATCGACGCAGCCACCGTGTTGGCCGGTATCCGGGCTGGCGGAAACACCCTCCACCGCCTTCCCAGACGCTTGTTCAAGGCACCCAGTGGCGTGATGTGTGAAGAGAGGATCAATCGATCCGTCCGCTGACCGTTGCGGGGGCAGCGCAGGCCGGGCATCCCATGGTGCGGGCAAACCTTCCTGCTTCCCGTTGAACTGCAGCCTGTGAACCAGTCTGCGAGCACCAACTCGCCGATTCTAGAACCTGTTCAAGATCTTTTTGGGGTCGCACAAGTGTCTTGCCGGGCGCCCGGCTAGGGGATGGGCTGCTAGGCGCAGCGCGCCGCCAATAGCCCGTGCTATTGGCAAGCGGTGCAACAACGCAGACCGCCCGGCAAGCCACTTGCCCGAAGGGTTGGAGTGAAATTGGGCGATTGGACGCCCCGGCTGCTTGCATGGGCACGAGCCCATGCGGCGCATCCGTTGCATCCACTCATCCCGATTGCACTCCAATGCGATCCCCAAAAAGATT from Acidovorax sp. DW039 harbors:
- a CDS encoding ABC transporter ATP-binding protein — protein: MGASVGPCPVLQDIHLPLLAGCWTSIVGPNGAGKSTLLRALAGLMPHTGTVRLLGRDLADWPRRDKARALSWLGQNEAAADDLTVYDVAMLGRLPHQPWLAPPSAADHAAVEQALRATHAWDWRQRTLGGLSGGERQRVLLARALAVQAQVLLMDEPLANLDPPHQADWLLLVRALVAEGKTVVSVLHEVSMALQADHVTVLARGRVVHHGAAADPATHRAVERVFDRRIAIHSVAGQWMALPQLHATPARPPNDLNENPTDAN
- a CDS encoding iron ABC transporter permease, with translation MPTRSATAHTRLTTPRQRAAWLLLALAVLTVLLTALGASVGSTGFDSVLRLADDPMAARIVWDIRLPRSLGAWLAGALLGLSGAVAQGLFRNPLAEPFLLGSASGASLGVASALALFGVAPATAWLAKLGLTGAAFVGAVVAVLLTLQLARGVQHTLRLLLAGVIVGVVLGAIKDLITLASPDIIAAMQGFNLGSAGFIGWASCVLMLLAWCVCMAGAWVFSRALDGLSLGESTAASLGLPLVPMRVALVAVLALSTGTAVAQTGLIAFVGLAAPHLVRSMVKVTHAWLVLLASLMGGVLLLGADVLARWVIAPQELPVGVLTAVLGGGYLLWLMHRRTGQGGVL
- a CDS encoding helical backbone metal receptor gives rise to the protein MKPTPVRRILMVLAIVLLLLVLMVSLARAQGSSQGASSAVSTAVRVTDDRGRTITLPRPPQRIVSLLPSLTETICALDQCHRLVGTDRYSNHPASVQKLPKVGGGLDPSIESVVALRPDVVVMSVSSRAGERLEALGIPVVTLEPKTHADVQRVLVKMAQLLGQPDDAAHKVWRVIDAAVSAAAQSLLPEARNARVYFEVSRGPYGAGESSFIGETLTRLGVKNVIPASLGPFPRLNPEFVVRANPDLIMMGNRSMQAAASYPGWNTLQAVRLQRLCVYGPEESDAVVRPGPRMAEAARIMAQCINDKMARKAPAAPSTLPQASSPKP
- the cobU gene encoding bifunctional adenosylcobinamide kinase/adenosylcobinamide-phosphate guanylyltransferase gives rise to the protein MPNSESELILGGQKSGKSRRAELLARDWLAQSPAHGAVLIATAQPWDDEMRERIARHQRDRAERVPGLQTLEEPRDLAAALARHSTAHTLVVVDCLTLWLTNWLMPAGDDALDSTQKKALALDWKAQAAHFLIAIERAPGPVVLVGNEIGLGVIPMGREVRAFVDALGVLNQQVAQVCDRVTLMAAGLPLTLKEPLP
- a CDS encoding cobyrinate a,c-diamide synthase translates to MTSSAPLQAAARCPALLIAAPASGQGKTTVTAALARLHTRRGLRVQVFKCGPDFLDPHWHQLASGQPVHQLDLWMNGEADCRQRLYAAAQSNDLILIEGVMGLFDGTPSAADLAQHFGVPVLAVVDASAMAGTFGALAFGLQHYRPGMPWAGVLANRVGSERHAQMLRDGLRDSADWMGALMRVSHGDAAPASKKGAALLPERHLGLVAAHELADSAQRLDAAADALAATPLGQMSPQDLQRWAVDFPAPEDIQHVSPLLQGRTVAVGRDAAFCFTYAANLQTLEQLGARVVFFSPLDDAALPDCDAVWLPGGYPELHADRIAANTGMKASLMAHVLQRKPLWAECGGMMALFESITHTDGTQHPVWGLLPGHVTVHPRLAALGPQQLVVDGHTLRGHTFHYSTAQSDAPVVARTSRPDEPVAADAGEALYRLGSIHASYFHAWFPSSPVAVARLLGGVAA
- a CDS encoding TonB-dependent receptor; amino-acid sequence: MKFSTPCVRTQVLPSLRPLWFALASAGLCAASLTVHAQNVSETVQLAQNLRSPSMSEMVVAATRTEQPLSDLVADVSIVDRDSIERSGATGLGDLLARLPGVEMSRNGGPGTTTSLFLRGAETRFTAVYIDGVRMDSQSTGGAAWETIPLGLIDRIEVLRGPAGAVYGSDAMGGVIQIFTKRGEKGVAPFVSVGVGNRATTKLEAGVSGASGTVDYSLGLMRDESDGFNARPVAGQNPDKDGYRNTAGNARLGLQLNSAHRLEGSLMVGDTNSGYDSGLGKDDRNLHTMHALGLNWLAQWSTAYKTRLSITDSRDKYETTPTVYLSDTRLRGYLFQNEWRQGAHLITAALERREDHLENKPIDRDRSQNALALGYGFNAGGHTIHVNARHDDDSEFGGKNTGSVAYGYAITPQWRATASVGTAFRAPTLYQRFSQYGVASLRPESARNAELGLRYAQGDSSLSAVAYRNRVTNLISFVGASACSPLQTQGCYANTARAEYKGVTLAASHRIGTVQLHGSLDLQRPRDLDTGKQLARRAKHHGTFGADTVIAGWTLGAEVQASGRRYDTVANTNVLGGYTLINLYASTRIARDYTLLARVDNLTDKDYQLARTYATPGRTLFVGLKWAPQ